The Vibrio navarrensis genome has a segment encoding these proteins:
- a CDS encoding type 4a pilus biogenesis protein PilO, with translation MVDWQDLDIDEIAEWPLLPQSLVVLLLMMIIQGFGYWFYLQPEQEALQRAVEEEQNLKVALRIKANKAAALPQLQSQLDELSKRYDYLLQQLPAQKELATLLASVNELGLENDLTFTRIDWGEKLSKDFLYQLPLNIELTGNYNDIGQFSQAIAELPRIISFSDVTWQRVSLESSTLHFRVKANTYQFKPEVTHEK, from the coding sequence ATGGTTGATTGGCAGGATCTCGATATCGACGAAATTGCGGAGTGGCCATTGTTGCCACAAAGCTTGGTGGTGCTACTACTGATGATGATCATTCAGGGCTTTGGCTACTGGTTCTATTTGCAACCCGAGCAAGAGGCGTTGCAACGGGCGGTGGAAGAGGAGCAAAACCTCAAAGTCGCGCTGCGCATCAAAGCCAACAAAGCGGCCGCCTTGCCACAGCTTCAGTCTCAGTTGGATGAGTTGTCAAAACGCTACGACTATTTGCTCCAGCAACTGCCCGCGCAAAAGGAGCTAGCGACCTTGCTCGCGTCGGTCAATGAACTCGGGCTTGAAAACGATCTCACTTTTACCCGCATCGATTGGGGGGAAAAACTGAGCAAGGACTTCCTATATCAGCTCCCTCTCAACATTGAACTGACCGGGAATTACAACGACATCGGCCAGTTTTCCCAAGCGATCGCCGAGCTGCCGCGCATCATTAGCTTTAGCGACGTCACTTGGCAGCGGGTCAGTTTGGAAAGCAGCACACTGCATTTTCGCGTTAAAGCCAACACGTACCAGTTTAAGCCGGAGGTGACCCATGAAAAGTAG
- a CDS encoding pilus assembly protein PilP translates to MKSSGWMFLVVLLLAGCRANSDSLDDFLRQVESQARQEVAKLKPEEEYVATSYASAALRLPFELPKEAVIATQPVVKKECWQPADRTRSGRLERYPLSQLRLKGIMGSGNSVSGLVQTPQGTVERVLAGQYIGQNNGKVTLITPSYLMINETLPDGLGCWQQRKVKLALR, encoded by the coding sequence ATGAAAAGTAGCGGGTGGATGTTCTTGGTTGTGTTGCTGTTGGCAGGCTGTCGCGCCAACAGTGACTCTTTAGATGACTTTTTGCGTCAGGTGGAATCACAGGCTCGCCAAGAGGTCGCCAAGCTCAAACCTGAAGAGGAATACGTCGCGACATCGTACGCTTCGGCGGCGCTGCGCTTGCCATTTGAACTGCCCAAAGAAGCGGTGATAGCCACCCAGCCGGTGGTGAAAAAAGAGTGCTGGCAACCCGCTGATCGCACGCGATCCGGACGCTTAGAACGCTACCCGCTCAGCCAACTGCGTTTAAAAGGCATCATGGGCAGCGGTAACTCCGTTTCCGGCTTAGTGCAAACTCCGCAAGGAACGGTCGAACGTGTGCTTGCGGGGCAATACATTGGGCAGAACAACGGCAAAGTGACGCTGATTACCCCCTCGTATTTAATGATCAATGAAACCTTACCCGATGGGCTAGGTTGTTGGCAGCAGCGTAAAGTCAAGCTGGCATTGAGATAG
- a CDS encoding type IV pilus secretin PilQ gives MIRLQAPLRQLMCLFAVCLFATFANAQSENNGQSASENALKGIDFRTNQNKAAVIIVELASPAAVVDLKPVQEGLSIELLNTRVSDEQLYLLDVKDFSTPVESVEVFRDVSATRLLASVSGEFHHEYRLTGRYLEVTVSRIETPQQVEEKSILEKEGKLISINFQDIPVRNVLQLIADYNGFNLVVSDSVTGNLTLRLDGVPWQQVLDIILQVKGLDKRVEGNVVLIAPKEELDLREKQHLEKQRLAEELGTLKSEIIKVNFAKASDIAEMISGTESVSMLSERGSIAIDERTNSLLLRELPENIAVIREIVNSLDIPVKQVQIEARIVTVNEGNLDELGVRWGFTSINGSHTVGGSIENNLASIGLYNAAGGGSGSGGDSGGGSSSIDDFLNVNLGATSGNASSIAFQVAKLGSDLLLDLELSALQRESKAEIISSPRLITTNKKPAYIEQGTEIPYLESSSSGATTVSFKKAVLSLKVTPQITPDNRLVLDLSVTQDRPGEVVKTGTGEAVAIDTQRIGTQVLVNNGETVVLGGIFQHSITSTVDKVPLLGDLPLLGALFRRSYENIGKRELLIFVTPKVVIQ, from the coding sequence ATGATTCGATTACAGGCTCCGCTACGCCAATTAATGTGCCTGTTTGCTGTCTGCCTCTTTGCCACGTTTGCAAACGCGCAGTCAGAGAATAACGGCCAGTCAGCGAGTGAGAATGCGCTGAAAGGCATTGATTTCAGAACCAACCAGAATAAAGCGGCAGTAATTATTGTCGAGTTGGCTTCGCCTGCCGCGGTGGTGGATCTTAAACCTGTGCAGGAGGGGCTCAGCATTGAGCTGCTCAACACCCGCGTCAGCGACGAACAGCTCTATCTATTAGACGTAAAGGACTTCTCGACGCCGGTTGAAAGTGTTGAAGTGTTCCGCGATGTGTCAGCGACGCGGTTGTTGGCGTCTGTCTCGGGGGAGTTTCACCATGAGTATCGTTTGACTGGGCGCTATTTGGAAGTGACGGTCAGTCGCATAGAAACTCCGCAGCAAGTTGAGGAGAAAAGCATCCTTGAAAAAGAGGGCAAGCTTATCTCGATCAACTTCCAAGACATTCCGGTGAGGAACGTCTTGCAACTGATAGCGGACTACAACGGTTTTAATCTAGTGGTCTCCGATTCGGTCACGGGCAATCTGACGCTGCGTTTGGATGGCGTGCCGTGGCAGCAAGTACTCGACATCATTTTGCAAGTCAAAGGGCTCGACAAGCGGGTGGAAGGCAATGTGGTGCTGATCGCGCCAAAAGAAGAGTTGGATTTGCGTGAAAAGCAGCATCTGGAAAAGCAGCGTTTGGCGGAAGAGCTAGGCACGCTTAAATCGGAAATCATCAAGGTGAATTTTGCCAAAGCGTCGGACATTGCCGAGATGATCAGCGGCACGGAATCGGTCAGCATGCTGTCCGAGCGCGGCAGCATTGCGATTGATGAACGCACGAACTCCTTGCTACTACGAGAACTGCCGGAAAACATTGCAGTGATTCGTGAGATTGTCAATTCGCTCGATATTCCGGTCAAGCAGGTGCAAATTGAGGCGCGTATTGTCACCGTCAATGAAGGTAATTTGGATGAACTGGGCGTACGCTGGGGCTTCACCTCGATCAACGGTAGCCACACGGTGGGCGGTTCGATCGAGAACAACTTGGCGAGCATCGGTTTGTACAATGCGGCCGGTGGCGGTTCTGGCTCAGGAGGCGATAGCGGTGGCGGCTCTAGCAGTATCGACGATTTTCTCAACGTCAACCTCGGTGCAACCTCCGGCAATGCATCGAGCATCGCTTTCCAGGTCGCCAAGCTGGGTTCGGATCTGCTGCTTGATTTGGAACTGTCGGCGCTGCAGCGAGAGTCAAAAGCGGAGATCATTTCCAGCCCACGTTTGATCACCACCAATAAAAAGCCCGCCTACATCGAACAAGGGACCGAAATTCCCTATCTGGAATCGTCCTCCAGTGGCGCGACCACCGTCTCGTTTAAAAAGGCGGTGCTGAGTTTGAAAGTCACACCACAGATCACCCCAGATAACCGTTTGGTGCTCGATCTTAGCGTCACGCAAGACAGGCCGGGTGAAGTGGTGAAAACGGGCACGGGTGAAGCGGTAGCGATTGACACCCAACGTATCGGCACTCAGGTGTTGGTTAACAATGGTGAAACCGTGGTTCTCGGCGGCATTTTCCAACACAGCATCACCAGTACGGTCGACAAAGTGCCTTTGCTGGGCGACCTACCGTTGCTCGGCGCGCTGTTTCGCCGTAGCTATGAAAATATCGGTAAACGGGAACTGTTGATCTTTGTGACGCCAAAGGTGGTTATTCAATAG
- the aroK gene encoding shikimate kinase AroK — translation MAEKRNIFLVGPMGAGKSTIGRYLAQQLHMEFLDSDTVIEERTGADIAWVFDVEGEEGFRKREETVLNDLTLEQGIVLATGGGSVKSKENRNHLSARGIVVYLETTIEKQLARTNRDKKRPLLQTDNPREVLEALAEERNPLYEEIADYTVRTDDQSAKVVANQIVKMLEER, via the coding sequence ATGGCTGAGAAACGTAATATTTTCCTTGTTGGCCCGATGGGCGCTGGCAAAAGCACAATTGGTCGCTACCTGGCTCAACAACTCCATATGGAATTTCTAGATTCCGATACGGTTATCGAAGAACGTACTGGTGCTGATATCGCTTGGGTATTTGATGTTGAGGGCGAAGAAGGTTTTCGCAAACGTGAAGAAACGGTTCTTAACGACCTGACACTGGAACAAGGTATCGTACTGGCAACAGGCGGTGGCTCGGTAAAGAGCAAAGAAAACCGCAATCATCTTTCTGCTCGCGGTATTGTTGTTTACCTAGAAACAACGATAGAGAAACAACTCGCTCGTACCAACCGCGACAAAAAACGTCCTCTACTGCAGACGGACAATCCACGTGAAGTGCTGGAAGCACTTGCCGAGGAGCGCAACCCTCTTTATGAGGAAATCGCAGATTACACAGTGCGCACTGATGATCAAAGCGCAAAAGTGGTAGCCAACCAGATCGTAAAAATGCTAGAAGAGAGATAA
- the aroB gene encoding 3-dehydroquinate synthase → MERITVNLAERSYPISIGAGLFSDPAYLSFLSSGQKVVVITNVTVAPLYADKILSLLDQLGCQASLLELPDGEQYKTLETFNQVMSFLLQGNFSRDVVVVALGGGVIGDLVGFASACYQRGVDFIQIPTTLLSQVDSSVGGKTAVNHPLGKNMIGAFYQPKSVIIDTDCLSSLPAREFAAGMAEVIKYGIIYDAAFFTWLDENLDKLYALDEQALTYAIARCCEIKAEVVAQDEKESGIRALLNLGHTFGHAIEAQMGYGNWLHGEAVAAGTVMAARTAQLQGMITAAQFEQILSILKRAKLPVHTPESMSFEDFMTHMMRDKKVLSGKLRLVLPNGIGTADVVADVPQEVIRQAIEECRISD, encoded by the coding sequence ATGGAACGGATTACGGTCAACCTTGCTGAGCGTAGCTACCCAATCTCTATCGGCGCCGGGTTATTTTCAGACCCGGCGTACCTTTCTTTCTTATCCTCTGGTCAGAAAGTGGTGGTGATCACCAACGTCACCGTAGCACCTCTCTATGCGGACAAAATCCTCTCCTTATTAGATCAACTCGGCTGCCAAGCCTCACTGCTCGAATTACCCGACGGTGAACAGTACAAAACGCTAGAAACGTTCAACCAAGTGATGAGCTTTTTGCTGCAAGGCAACTTCAGCCGTGATGTGGTTGTTGTGGCATTGGGGGGCGGCGTAATTGGCGATTTGGTCGGTTTCGCTTCGGCGTGTTACCAGCGCGGCGTTGACTTCATCCAGATCCCTACCACCTTACTTTCCCAAGTGGACTCCTCGGTAGGGGGCAAAACCGCCGTCAACCATCCGCTGGGTAAAAATATGATCGGCGCTTTTTACCAGCCCAAATCGGTGATTATCGACACCGATTGTCTTAGCTCGCTCCCGGCACGCGAATTTGCGGCAGGCATGGCGGAAGTGATCAAATACGGCATTATTTACGATGCGGCTTTCTTCACTTGGCTGGATGAAAACCTCGACAAACTCTACGCGCTCGACGAGCAAGCGCTTACCTACGCGATTGCTCGCTGCTGCGAGATCAAAGCCGAAGTGGTGGCGCAGGACGAAAAAGAGTCGGGCATTCGTGCCTTGCTCAATCTTGGTCACACCTTTGGTCACGCTATCGAAGCGCAAATGGGCTATGGCAACTGGCTGCATGGCGAAGCCGTCGCGGCTGGTACGGTGATGGCGGCGCGCACGGCGCAGCTGCAAGGCATGATTACTGCGGCGCAGTTTGAGCAAATACTCTCTATACTTAAACGAGCTAAGTTGCCGGTGCACACGCCAGAAAGCATGTCATTTGAAGACTTTATGACGCACATGATGCGTGATAAAAAAGTATTGTCCGGAAAACTACGCCTAGTTCTCCCCAACGGGATCGGCACCGCCGATGTGGTGGCCGATGTACCTCAGGAAGTGATCCGTCAGGCCATCGAAGAGTGCCGCATAAGTGATTAA
- a CDS encoding AAA family ATPase, with product MSFAQPHVLELDSQTELLERLELLTNFGSNLVTIHGAKGHGKSWLAQRYLEQYAQEKNQCLLLCHPNQNDGQHRTLILSQLVSEPMFNQHDSLLESLERLLEGQGCNVAIVIDDAHLLSETVVSELWMLVLEAQSNPHWSVNVLLFSEAGTMEPLLTRLGYGQEHKPIDLDIEMLSETEALRFFENMVVRYVADDAEKKVRAAFKKTSPTPGAIMALGEIKVEKRVVIRSIVASPINMALTALILLLLAAAGYWWVFSQPSADEQAELITRTMEQTAIPTLEPSTDTPDASQATDSVAETAKDSMESEQFKDATDDSASLPPPVMTSAASVGISDQNQQRVIIESDVVDALLENKPEQADTSKIDAVVTDSMVEVPVETLSEVDAEAVTAPVAEQVPPTVSFSFAREELKALSPRSYTLQLAAMTSMPDVQAFLDKHQLHNAVRIYPTLRNDTEWYIVTYQDYPTIQMARDAVESLPASLQSLGPWAKSLSQVQREIDRVK from the coding sequence ATGAGTTTCGCACAGCCTCATGTACTTGAATTAGATTCGCAAACAGAACTGCTCGAACGCCTCGAGTTGCTGACCAATTTTGGCTCCAATTTGGTGACCATTCACGGTGCCAAAGGCCATGGTAAGTCGTGGCTGGCTCAGCGCTACCTTGAACAGTACGCGCAAGAGAAAAATCAGTGTTTATTGCTTTGTCATCCTAACCAAAATGACGGCCAGCACCGGACGTTGATCTTAAGTCAACTGGTGAGCGAGCCGATGTTTAATCAGCATGATTCCTTGCTTGAAAGCTTGGAACGTTTGCTGGAAGGGCAGGGATGCAATGTCGCCATCGTGATTGACGATGCCCACTTGCTTAGCGAAACCGTAGTCTCTGAGCTGTGGATGTTGGTGCTGGAAGCGCAGTCGAATCCGCATTGGTCGGTCAACGTGTTGCTGTTTAGTGAAGCCGGCACCATGGAGCCGCTGCTGACCCGACTGGGCTATGGACAAGAGCATAAACCGATTGATCTCGACATCGAGATGCTGAGCGAAACCGAAGCGCTGCGCTTTTTTGAAAACATGGTGGTGCGATATGTGGCTGACGATGCGGAGAAAAAAGTGCGCGCCGCCTTTAAGAAAACCAGCCCGACACCGGGGGCGATCATGGCATTAGGAGAGATTAAGGTGGAAAAAAGGGTTGTGATTCGTTCTATTGTCGCCTCGCCAATCAATATGGCGTTAACCGCGTTGATTTTACTGCTGCTCGCCGCTGCCGGGTATTGGTGGGTGTTTAGTCAGCCTTCTGCCGATGAGCAAGCTGAGCTTATCACTCGCACTATGGAACAGACGGCGATTCCGACCTTAGAGCCAAGCACAGACACACCAGACGCCAGCCAAGCAACAGACTCCGTGGCTGAAACCGCTAAAGACAGCATGGAGAGTGAGCAGTTTAAAGATGCAACGGATGACTCGGCGTCCCTTCCTCCGCCGGTGATGACCAGCGCCGCCAGCGTCGGTATCAGCGATCAAAATCAGCAACGGGTCATCATTGAATCAGACGTGGTCGATGCGCTGCTGGAAAATAAACCCGAGCAGGCGGATACCAGCAAGATTGACGCTGTGGTGACCGATTCCATGGTTGAAGTGCCTGTCGAGACGCTAAGTGAAGTGGATGCAGAAGCCGTGACGGCGCCCGTTGCCGAGCAAGTGCCACCAACCGTCTCTTTCTCATTCGCCCGCGAAGAGCTGAAAGCGCTCTCGCCTCGCAGTTACACCTTGCAGCTTGCCGCGATGACGTCCATGCCCGATGTGCAGGCATTTTTGGATAAGCACCAGTTGCACAATGCGGTACGCATTTATCCGACACTGCGTAATGATACCGAGTGGTACATTGTGACCTATCAGGATTACCCGACCATTCAGATGGCTCGCGATGCGGTAGAAAGCTTGCCTGCGTCACTGCAATCGCTCGGTCCTTGGGCAAAATCGTTAAGTCAGGTGCAGCGTGAGATTGATCGGGTGAAATAA
- a CDS encoding Dam family site-specific DNA-(adenine-N6)-methyltransferase: protein MKKQRAFLKWAGGKYGLVDDIQKHLPEARKLVEPFVGAGSVFLNTDYEHYLLADINPDLINLYNLLKEQPQTYISEAKRWFVAENNRKEAYLHIRSEFNKSDEVMYRSLAFLYMNRFGFNGLCRYNKKGGFNVPFGSYKKPYFPEAELEFFAEKAQKATFVCEGYQETFRRARKGCVIYCDPPYAPLSNTANFTSYACNGFTLDDQAALADVAEKAAKERGIPVLISNHDTTLTRRLYHGAELSVVKVKRTISRNGGGRSKVDELLALFHAEQND from the coding sequence ATGAAAAAGCAGCGTGCCTTTTTAAAATGGGCCGGAGGCAAATATGGCCTGGTAGACGATATCCAGAAACATTTGCCTGAGGCTCGTAAACTGGTTGAGCCCTTCGTCGGTGCAGGTTCGGTGTTCCTCAATACGGATTACGAGCACTATTTGCTCGCTGATATCAACCCCGATCTGATCAATCTCTACAATCTGCTCAAAGAGCAGCCGCAGACGTACATCAGCGAGGCAAAACGCTGGTTTGTTGCGGAAAACAATCGCAAAGAGGCGTATCTGCATATTCGCTCTGAATTTAACAAATCAGACGAAGTGATGTACCGCTCGCTGGCCTTTCTTTATATGAACCGTTTTGGTTTTAATGGCTTATGCCGTTACAACAAAAAAGGCGGCTTCAATGTGCCGTTTGGCTCTTACAAAAAGCCCTATTTCCCAGAAGCCGAGTTGGAGTTTTTCGCTGAAAAAGCGCAAAAAGCGACGTTTGTGTGTGAGGGTTACCAAGAGACGTTTCGCCGTGCGCGCAAAGGCTGTGTGATTTACTGCGATCCACCGTATGCACCGTTATCCAACACCGCCAATTTTACCTCCTACGCGTGCAACGGATTTACCTTGGACGATCAAGCGGCTCTGGCCGATGTGGCGGAGAAAGCGGCCAAAGAGCGCGGTATTCCGGTACTGATTTCCAACCACGACACCACCTTGACACGGCGCTTGTATCACGGCGCTGAACTGAGCGTGGTCAAAGTCAAACGCACCATTAGCCGTAACGGCGGCGGTCGCAGCAAAGTTGATGAGCTGCTGGCGCTGTTTCACGCCGAGCAAAACGACTAA
- the rpe gene encoding ribulose-phosphate 3-epimerase encodes MKDFLIAPSILSADFARLGEDVEKVLAAGADVVHFDVMDNHYVPNLTFGAPICKALRDYGITAPIDVHLMVKPVDRIIPDFAKAGATMITFHVEASEHVDRTLQLIKEHGCQAGVVLNPATPLSCLDYIMDKVDLILLMSVNPGFGGQSFIPHTLDKLRAVRQRINESGRNIRLEIDGGVKVENIREIAEAGADMFVAGSAIFGQLDYQAVINEMRAELAKV; translated from the coding sequence ATGAAAGATTTTCTTATTGCTCCATCGATTTTGTCTGCTGATTTTGCCCGTTTAGGGGAAGATGTTGAAAAAGTGCTGGCGGCAGGCGCCGATGTGGTGCATTTCGATGTGATGGACAACCACTACGTGCCTAACCTGACGTTTGGCGCGCCCATCTGTAAAGCGTTGCGTGACTACGGCATTACCGCGCCGATCGATGTGCATCTGATGGTAAAACCGGTCGATCGCATCATTCCTGATTTCGCCAAAGCGGGCGCTACGATGATCACCTTTCACGTAGAAGCGTCTGAGCATGTCGATCGCACCTTGCAGTTGATCAAAGAGCACGGCTGTCAGGCCGGTGTGGTACTCAACCCAGCGACGCCTCTGTCTTGCCTCGATTACATCATGGATAAAGTGGATTTGATCTTGCTGATGTCCGTCAACCCGGGCTTTGGCGGTCAGTCGTTTATCCCGCACACCTTAGATAAACTGCGTGCCGTACGCCAGCGTATCAACGAGTCTGGACGCAACATCCGTCTGGAAATCGACGGCGGGGTGAAAGTCGAGAATATTCGTGAAATCGCCGAGGCGGGCGCAGATATGTTTGTTGCCGGTTCAGCGATTTTCGGTCAGCTAGATTATCAAGCGGTGATCAATGAGATGCGTGCTGAATTAGCCAAAGTGTAA
- the rpsF gene encoding 30S ribosomal protein S6: MRHYEIVFMVHPDQSEQVAGMIERYTGSITEAGGKVHRLEDWGRRQLAYPINKLHKAHYVLMNVEADQTVIDELETAFRFNDAVLRNMIMRTKAAITEPSIMLKQKEERAPRRDAEAREAAAE, encoded by the coding sequence ATGCGTCATTACGAAATCGTATTCATGGTGCACCCTGATCAAAGCGAGCAAGTTGCAGGCATGATCGAGCGTTACACTGGTTCAATCACTGAAGCTGGCGGTAAAGTTCACCGTCTAGAAGACTGGGGCCGTCGTCAACTGGCTTACCCAATCAACAAGCTTCACAAAGCTCACTACGTTCTAATGAACGTGGAAGCTGACCAAACTGTTATCGATGAACTGGAAACTGCTTTCCGTTTCAATGATGCAGTACTACGCAACATGATCATGCGTACTAAAGCGGCTATCACTGAGCCTTCAATCATGCTTAAGCAGAAAGAAGAGCGTGCTCCTCGTCGCGACGCTGAAGCGAGAGAAGCAGCTGCTGAGTAA
- the rpsR gene encoding 30S ribosomal protein S18, protein MARFFRRRKFCRFTAEGVQEIDYKDVATLKNYITEAGKIVPSRITGTSAKYQRQLARAIKRSRYLALLPYTDKHQ, encoded by the coding sequence ATGGCTCGTTTCTTCCGTCGTCGTAAATTCTGCCGTTTCACTGCAGAAGGCGTACAAGAGATTGATTACAAAGACGTAGCAACTCTTAAAAACTACATCACTGAAGCTGGTAAAATCGTACCAAGCCGTATCACTGGTACTAGCGCTAAGTATCAGCGTCAACTAGCTCGCGCGATCAAGCGTTCTCGTTACCTGGCTCTGCTACCGTACACTGACAAACATCAGTAA
- the rplI gene encoding 50S ribosomal protein L9 translates to MQVILLDKIGNLGSLGDTVNVKSGYARNFLIPQGKAVMATKGNVEMFEARRAELEAKVAEQLTAAQARAEKVEALEAVVIASKAGDEGKLFGSIGTRDIADAITAAGVEVAKSEVRLPEGALRTTGEFEISVQLHSEVFATVKLQVVAAD, encoded by the coding sequence ATGCAAGTTATTCTACTTGATAAAATCGGTAACCTAGGCAGCCTGGGCGACACAGTAAACGTTAAGTCTGGTTACGCTCGTAACTTCCTTATCCCACAGGGTAAAGCAGTTATGGCGACTAAAGGCAACGTTGAGATGTTCGAAGCACGTCGTGCTGAACTTGAAGCGAAAGTTGCTGAGCAACTGACTGCTGCGCAAGCACGCGCTGAGAAAGTTGAAGCTCTAGAAGCGGTTGTTATCGCATCTAAAGCGGGTGACGAAGGCAAACTGTTCGGTTCTATCGGTACTCGTGACATCGCTGATGCAATCACTGCAGCTGGCGTTGAAGTTGCTAAGAGCGAAGTTCGCCTTCCTGAAGGTGCACTACGTACAACTGGTGAGTTCGAGATCAGCGTTCAACTTCACTCTGAAGTGTTCGCGACCGTTAAACTACAAGTTGTTGCTGCTGACTAA
- a CDS encoding DUF481 domain-containing protein, whose translation MSTRWFYCLSLLASLSAYAEENPDKDIDIPSPLKTEVEFGYQAHSGNTDSQALNARLSGEYTEGRHRSNGEWKFYNLYKDGEEDKRTSTYSAQTDYKLGPKTYLYGSFKGVDSRYSAYFKDYTLSGGLGYQFASTDTFVLEMEIGPGFRYQEPNLDEIDDDDIILPHIVEEGIFRGNMKTSWQALDNLRLAADITVVTGRSNTRTDSELSLTNNITEEIALKIAHSRQYHDKVPEGLNKADSVLSINLLFVF comes from the coding sequence GTGTCCACACGCTGGTTTTATTGCCTAAGCTTGCTCGCAAGCCTGTCAGCCTACGCTGAAGAAAATCCGGATAAGGACATCGACATTCCCTCTCCTCTCAAAACTGAAGTGGAGTTTGGTTATCAAGCGCACTCGGGTAATACTGACTCGCAGGCGCTCAACGCCCGTTTAAGTGGTGAATACACCGAAGGACGACATCGTTCCAACGGCGAATGGAAGTTTTATAACCTATATAAAGATGGGGAAGAGGACAAACGCACGTCAACCTACAGCGCGCAGACCGACTATAAGCTCGGCCCTAAAACCTACCTGTATGGCAGCTTCAAAGGGGTCGATTCACGCTATAGCGCCTATTTTAAGGATTACACCCTCTCTGGTGGTTTGGGCTATCAATTTGCCAGCACCGACACGTTTGTTTTGGAAATGGAGATTGGCCCCGGCTTTCGCTATCAGGAACCCAATTTAGATGAGATTGACGATGACGACATTATCCTGCCTCACATCGTCGAAGAAGGCATTTTTCGTGGCAACATGAAGACCAGTTGGCAAGCGCTAGACAATCTTCGTCTCGCTGCCGATATCACCGTGGTCACAGGCCGCAGCAACACCCGCACCGACAGTGAACTGAGTTTGACCAACAACATCACCGAAGAGATCGCACTTAAGATTGCGCACTCGCGGCAATATCACGATAAAGTGCCGGAAGGGCTCAATAAAGCCGACAGCGTGTTGTCGATTAATTTGTTGTTTGTATTTTAA